The following are encoded together in the Zingiber officinale cultivar Zhangliang chromosome 8A, Zo_v1.1, whole genome shotgun sequence genome:
- the LOC122011564 gene encoding protein SODIUM POTASSIUM ROOT DEFECTIVE 2-like: MGRSSLVKVFNCFSLMISANTCICSNTLEEEEEAERRALLQSEVLKFKDAFDGAKTLAFHLEPKTVVLRVSMHCSGCARKVHRHISKMEGVSSIEMDLESKKVVVVGDVTPFEVLESVSKVKFAELWLSPPPHAF; the protein is encoded by the exons ATGGGGAGATCTAGTCTGGTGAAGGTATTCAATTGTTTCTCGCTTATGATCTCTGCAAACACTTGCATTTGCTCGAACACtttggaggaagaggaagaagcagaGAGGAGAGCTCTACTCCAGAGCGAGGTCCTAAAGTTTAAGGATGCTTTTGATGGTGCGAAGACACTTGCTTTCCACTTGGAACCCAAG ACAGTAGTACTGAGAGTATCCATGCACTGCAGTGGCTGTGCAAGAAAAGTCCATAGGCACATTTCAAAGATGGAAG GAGTTTCGTCGATCGAGATGGACTTGGAGAGCAAGAAAGTGGTGGTTGTGGGCGACGTCACGCCATTTGAGGTCCTGGAGAGTGTGTCCAAGGTCAAGTTTGCAGAGCTGTGGTTGAGCCCCCCTCCACATGCATTCTGA